The following proteins come from a genomic window of Lolium rigidum isolate FL_2022 chromosome 5, APGP_CSIRO_Lrig_0.1, whole genome shotgun sequence:
- the LOC124656279 gene encoding uncharacterized protein LOC124656279 has protein sequence MAANSLAKMVSVAQQNELVDDDELFELDISLLRGFDDDDVQDRHRASDGAGDCAHALLANCLLPVSSVSMAVPVTANDAVSACYAFSTYSNPRRFSVGISGGGRRKLGRAAADGGISSWARFRLSSRGFATVGNFQR, from the exons atggcagcaaacagTCTGGCCAAGATGGTGTCTGTGGCCCAACAGAATGAGCTTGTT gacgacgacgagctgTTCGAGCTCGACATCTCGCTCCTCCGCggcttcgacgacgacgacgtccaGGACCGACACCGCGCTAGTGACGGCGCTGGTGATTGCGCACATGCCCTGCTGGCCAACTGCTTGCTGCCGGTGAGCTCGGTCAGCATGGCGGTGCCGGTGACGGCGAACGACGCCGTCTCAGCCTGCTACGCATTCTCCACGTACAGCAACCCGAGGAGGTTCAGCGTCGGCATCAGTGGCGGTGGCAGGAGGAAGCTTGGGCGTGCAGCTGCTGACGGCGGCATTTCCAGCTGGGCGAGGTTTCGCCTCTCCAGCAGGGGATTCGCAACCGTGGGGAATTTCCAGAGATAG